In a single window of the Montipora capricornis isolate CH-2021 chromosome 11, ASM3666992v2, whole genome shotgun sequence genome:
- the LOC138023291 gene encoding uncharacterized protein: protein MFAGKWKQRNLGKTLRDLQLRKNARSNSDFRDLAAKYNGRVNISDLRKFEKLSIKARKSELDLAFLRNCKSLNVFPKFLCFHLPANMDRQDALGIRRKLLKSAVNRRTKEHYRLVLQRDRLNNRISETLSSIDRYILHKSIDHNVTKGVKDFIKTHEKKLKNLTKNSVLPFKSDEVVTNLSSVSLNTDQLNVLKYGLTHSICPPSINKADIFACFELISQRMLKNLKESKDTGKLATELSHLAHTYVSSYRPTASDLKKHRILKELRKNKNIVILRPDKGNGVVILDRQEYDKGLFKIINDTTKFRVLTSDPTLTREGKLQRYLRELRKKGHFDPEVYEAIYPSGSQPARIYGLPKMHKPRAPNSTPPFRPIVSSIGTYNYSLAKYLSNLLQPHIPSTFIASDSFTFVKEINELSLHGMFMVSFDVESLFTNIPLDDCINLAVKYITEGNPGLKLSKQHLKRLFEFATKETHFLFKGNFYDQVDGVAMGSPLAPVLANLFMGHHENIWLDQYGDSSSSGGLILSSLRRRYILPFPL from the coding sequence ATGTTTGCAGGCAAGTGGAAGCAAAGAAACTTGGGAAAGACATTGAGAGACTTGCAATTGCGTAAGAACGCTAGATCCAACTCAGATTTCCGTGACTTGGCAGCCAAGTATAATGGACGGGTCAACATTTCTGACCTCCGTAAGTTTGAGAAGCTCTCAATCAAAGCACGGAAATCTGAGTTGGATCTAGCGTTCTTACGCAATTGCAAGTCTCTCAATGTCTTTCCCAAGTTTCTTTGCTTCCACTTGCCTGCAAACATGGACAGGCAAGACGCTCTTGGAATCAGAAGAAAGCTGCTGAAAAGCGCTGTAAACAGACGCACCAAGGAACATTACAGGTTAGTCCTCCAAAGGGACAGACTTAATAATCGCATTTCTGAAACACTAAGCAGTATTGACCGTTATATTCTTCACAAGTCTATTGACCACAACGTGACGAAAGGGGTGAAGGACTTCATCAAAACCCacgaaaagaaacttaaaaaccTCACGAAAAACTCGGTCCTTCCTTTCAAGTCAGACGAAGTTGTCACCAATCTTTCATCGGTTTCTCTCAACACTGATCAGTTGAATGTTCTAAAATATGGACTTACCCACTCGATATGCCCACCTTCGATCAACAAAGCGGACATCTTCGCATGCTTTGAATTGATTAGTCAGAGGATGTTAAAGAACCTCAAGGAGAGCAAGGACACGGGTAAACTGGCTACCGAACTGTCACATTTGGCTCACACGTACGTGTCATCATATCGACCCACGGCCTCGGATTTGAAAAAGCACAGGATTCTGAAAGAACTAAGAAAGAACAAGAACATTGTAATATTGCGGCCAGATAAGGGTAATGGGGTAGTAATTTTAGATAGACAAGAATATGACAAGGGtttatttaaaatcattaaCGACACTACTAAATTCAGGGTCCTTACATCCGACCCTACCCTTACCCGGGAAGGGAAACTCCAGCGCTATCTTAGAGAACTTAGGAAAAAAGGTCACTTTGATCCTGAAGTTTATGAGGCCATTTATCCAAGTGGATCCCAGCCTGCTAGGATCTATGGTCTCCCTAAGATGCACAAACCACGAGCGCCAAATTCCACCCCACCATTTCGGCCCATAGTTTCCTCCATAGGCACCTACAACTACAGCTTGGCCAAATACTTAAGTAATCTACTCCAACCTCATATTCCATCCACATTCATTGCTTCAGATTCCTTCACTTTTGTGAAGGAAATCAATGAGCtgtctttgcatgggatgttCATGGTGTCCTTCGATGTTGAAAGCCTCTTCACCAACATCCCTCTAGATGATTGTATTAACCTTGCCGTCAAGTATATAACTGAGGGTAACCCAGGTTTGAAACTTAGTAAACAACATCTTAAAAGGTTGTTTGAGTTTGCTACCAAGGAAACTCACTTCCTGTTCAAGGGTAACTTCTATGACCAGGTGGATGGTGTAGCCATGGGGTCCCCCCTTGCCCCTGTTCTAgccaatctctttatgggtcaccatgagaatATATGGTTGGATCAATACGGGGATTCATCTTCATCTGGAGGTCTTATTCTATCGTCGCTACGTAGAcgatacattttgccttttccgctctga
- the LOC138023292 gene encoding uncharacterized protein, with amino-acid sequence MDRQDALGIRRKLLKSAINRRTKEHYRLVLQRDRLNNRISETLSSIDRYILHKSIDHNVTKGVKDFIKTHEKKLKNLTKNSVLPFKSDEVVTNLSSVSLNTDQLNVLKYGLTHSICPPSINKADIFACFELISQRMLKNLKESKDTGKLATELSHLAHTYVSSYRPTASDLKKHRILKELRKNKNIVILRPDKGNGVVILDRQEYDKGLFKIINDTTKFRVLTSDPTLTREGKLQRYLRELRKKGHFDPEVYEAIYPSGSQPARIYGLPKMHKPRAPNSTPPFRPIVSSIGTYNYSLAKYLSNLLQPHIPSTFIASDSFTFVKEINELSLHGMFMVSFDVESLFTNIPLDDCINLAVKYITEGNPGLKLSKQHLKRLFEFATKETHFLFKGNFYDQVDGVAMGSPLAPVLANLFMGHHENIWLDQYGDSSSSGGLILSSLRRRYILPFPL; translated from the coding sequence ATGGACAGGCAAGACGCTCTTGGAATCAGAAGAAAGCTGCTGAAAAGCGCTATAAACAGACGCACCAAGGAACATTACAGGTTAGTCCTCCAAAGGGACAGACTTAATAATCGCATTTCTGAAACACTAAGCAGTATTGACCGTTATATTCTTCACAAGTCTATTGACCACAACGTGACGAAAGGGGTGAAGGACTTCATCAAAACCCacgaaaagaaacttaaaaaccTCACGAAAAACTCGGTCCTTCCTTTCAAGTCAGACGAAGTTGTCACCAATCTTTCATCGGTTTCTCTCAACACTGATCAGTTGAATGTTCTAAAATATGGACTTACCCACTCGATATGCCCACCTTCGATCAACAAAGCGGACATCTTCGCATGCTTTGAATTGATTAGTCAGAGGATGTTAAAGAACCTCAAGGAGAGCAAGGACACGGGTAAACTGGCTACCGAACTGTCACATTTGGCTCACACGTACGTGTCATCATATCGACCCACGGCCTCGGATTTGAAAAAGCACAGGATTCTGAAAGAACTAAGAAAGAACAAGAACATTGTAATATTGCGGCCAGATAAGGGTAATGGGGTAGTAATTTTAGATAGACAAGAATATGACAAGGGtttatttaaaatcattaaCGACACTACTAAATTCAGGGTCCTTACATCCGACCCTACCCTTACCCGGGAAGGGAAACTCCAGCGCTATCTTAGAGAACTTAGGAAAAAAGGTCACTTTGATCCTGAAGTTTATGAGGCCATTTATCCAAGTGGATCCCAGCCTGCTAGGATCTATGGTCTCCCTAAGATGCACAAACCACGAGCGCCAAATTCCACCCCACCATTTCGGCCCATAGTTTCCTCCATAGGCACCTACAACTACAGCTTGGCCAAATACTTAAGTAATCTACTCCAACCTCATATTCCATCCACATTCATTGCTTCAGATTCCTTCACTTTTGTGAAGGAAATCAATGAGCtgtctttgcatgggatgttCATGGTGTCCTTCGATGTTGAAAGCCTCTTCACCAACATCCCTCTAGATGATTGTATTAACCTTGCCGTCAAGTATATAACTGAGGGTAACCCAGGTTTGAAACTTAGTAAACAACATCTTAAAAGGTTGTTTGAGTTTGCTACCAAGGAAACTCACTTCCTGTTCAAGGGTAACTTCTATGACCAGGTGGATGGTGTAGCCATGGGGTCCCCCCTTGCCCCTGTTCTAgccaatctctttatgggtcaccatgagaatATATGGTTGGATCAATACGGGGATTCATCTTCATCTGGAGGTCTTATTCTATCGTCGCTACGTAGAcgatacattttgccttttccgctctga
- the LOC138023293 gene encoding uncharacterized protein: MRVEIVKQGVIVVVGNITWLCAAFNTIQSIQSRPEGLETAIKNKLIVQFALECQDNLTVFIYAYDVELICGPLTNQTIEIAQQCYPHLQGLPLADRSRGYEDLEIDVMIRADHYWSVVQNHVVRGELHGPVAIRTRLGYVLSGPVNAASANTQLPTVNVSHVMKTECQVIEENLVSDDFLLKEELKKAFLNIEVNPAERNLLRFLLVDDINSPNPEVITLRFTRLVFGLVCPPFILNVTLRNHLTRYENIDPEFVAAVVRALYVDDFASGENSVTKCFELYHKLKLRFREGGFNMRKWASNSEELTEMIKRAEESLSWEPELSCKATPTLTDPNIEEEDWTVSNSNNNVSEETVVKVMGVQWDRMEDNFEFDLATFSRQALEGTFTKRTLLSSTARFYDPLGLLSPVILPLTCMFQEICHLKLGWDEALPEGLASRWKELLQDMWEVSSIVVPRCILGDVQVEDVSSIQLHGFADASKSAYGANVYIRLTTSGTSSVCLLASKTSVAPLIGESIPRLELMAALTLANLMTAVHEALTCTMKIDAVFNWTDSQIVWWCINREFKQFKLFVQNRVQKIRSLWSKDHWRYCPSESNPADIASRGSKSCVLAHSDVWWKGAPFLKEGEVQWPNLHDNPIGESTFPEEVTKELRKKPEISNVMTVSVQCFQNISEVICPERFSSLSKLVRVTALVLKFIQKLKRKIEITDISMEDQNIATNLWYKDVQAKLEEKEKSSSTWERLGVFKDANGLLRCKGRIQ; this comes from the exons ATGAGAGTCGAGATTGTCAAGCAAGGTGTCATCGTTGTAGTGGGAAACATCACGTGGCTTTGTGCAGCGTTCAACACTATCCAGAGTATCCAATCACGACCAGAAGGGCTAGAGACAGCAATCAAGAACAAACT CATCGTTCAGTTTGCATTGGAATGTCAAGACAATTTGACAGTGTTCATTTATGCTTATGACGTTGAGTTGATCTGTGGTCCCCTCACAAACCAGACCATTGAAATTGCACAACAGTGTTACCCACATCTGCAAGGCTTACCTCTGGCTGATCGCTCACGAGGTTATGAGGATCTAGAAATTGATGTCATGATTAGAGCAGATCATTACTGGTCTGTGGTTCAGAATCACGTGGTAAGGGGGGAGCTACATGGACCAGTGGCAATTCGTACAAGATTAGGATATGTATTGAGTGGTCCTGTGAATGCGGCAAGTGCGAATACACAGTTACCAACTGTTAACGTGTCCCATGTTATGAAAACTGAATGTCAAGTCATTGAAGAGAACTTAGTTTCAGATGATTTCTTACTGAAAGAGGAGCTAA AAAAAGCATTCTTAAACATTGAAGTCAATCCAGCAGAGAGAAACTTGTTAAGGTTCCTATTGGTAGATGACATCAACTCCCCGAATCCAGAAGTGATCACACTGAGATTCACTCGTCTTGTTTTTGGTCTAGTTTGCCCTCCATTTATTTTGAATGTAACATTGAGGAACCACTTAACAAGGTATGAGAACATTGATCCTGAATTTGTGGCTGCTGTTGTGAGAGCTTTGTATGTTGATGACTTTGCATCTGGAGAGAACTCGGTAACGAAGTGTTTTGAACTTTACCACAAGTTGAAGTTGCGGTTCAGAGAAGGAGGTTTTAATATGAGAAAGTGGGCATCGAACAGTGAAGAGTTAACTGAAATGATCAAAAGAGCAGAAGAATCTTTGTCTTGGGAACCGGAGCTGTCTTGTAAGGCTACTCCTACATTGACCGACCCGAACATTGAGGAAGAAGATTGGACAGTGTCAAATTCAAACAACAATGTGAGCGAAGAAACCGTTGTCAAAGTAATGGGAGTTCAATGGGATCGGATGGAAGATAATTTTGAGTTTGATCTTGCTACCTTTTCTAGACAAGCCTTAGAGGGAACTTTCACTAAACGGACATTATTGAGCAGTACTGCTCGATTCTATGATCCATTAGGCTTGCTGTCACCAGTTATCTTACCCTTAACGTGCATGTTCCAAgaaatttgtcatttaaaaCTTGGTTGGGATGAAGCTTTGCCGGAAGGTCTCGCGTCGCGCTGGAAGGAGTTACTACAAGACATGTGGGAAGTCTCAAGCATTGTAGTGCCTCGTTGCATCCTGGGTGATGTTCAAGTCGAAGACGTCTCGTCTATTCAACTGCATGGGTTCGCAGATGCTAGCAAGTCTGCGTATGGAGCAAATGTCTACATCAGGTTGACAACCTCTGGAACCAGTTCTGTTTGCCTTCTAGCGTCCAAAACAAGTGTTGCTCCCTTGATCGGTGAATCAATCCCTCGACTGGAGTTAATGGCCGCCTTGACACTTGCGAATTTGATGACAGCCGTGCATGAGGCATTGACCTGCACTATGAAGATAGACGCTGTTTTCAATTGGACTGACTCTCAGATCGTGTGGTGGTGCATCAATAGAGAGTTTAAACAATTCAAGCTGTTTGTTCAGAATCGAGTTCAGAAGATTCGAAGTCTGTGGAGTAAGGATCACTGGAGATATTGCCCGTCTGAGTCTAATCCTGCTGACATAGCGTCGCGAGGGTCAAAGAGTTGTGTTCTCGCTCACAGTGATGTATGGTGGAAGGGAGCTCCATTTCTGAAAGAAGGAGAAGTTCAGTGGCCAAACCTACATGATAATCCAATCGGTGAGAGTACATTCCCAGAAGAAGTAACAAAGGAATTGAGAAAGAAACCTGAAATTTCAAATGTTATGACAGTATCCGTGCAGTGCTTTCAGAACATTTCAGAAGTCATCTGTCCAGAAAGATTTAGTAGTCTGAGTAAACTTGTCAGAGTAACCGCTCTTgtgctgaaattcatccagaaGCTCAAGAGGAAGATAGAAATAACTGACATCAGTATGGAGGATCAGAATATTGCTACGAATCTCTGGTACAAAGACGTTCAAgccaaacttgaagaaaaggagaaatcaAGTTCGACTTGGGAACGGTTAGGAGTCTTTAAGGATGCCAACGGACTTCTGCGATGCAAGGGACGAATCCAGTAG